The following DNA comes from Ornithinimicrobium avium.
TGGCCCACGGTCGCCCCGACCGCCCGCAGCAGGGCGAGCTCGCCGGTGCGCTGGGCGAGGGTGATCGTGAAGGTGTTGGCGATGACGATCGCGGCGGTCGCCAGTGCGACGGCGCCGAAGCCGAGGAGGATCGCGGCGAGCACGTTGGTCTGGCCGGTGAGGCCGGCGACGCGCTCGGCCGCGGCCTCCGGCCCGGTCTGCACCACGGCGTCGGGCCAGAGCCCCGCGACCTGCTCGCCCACCGAGGACGCGTCGGCGCCGTCGGCCAGGTCGAGCATGACCGCGTCGTAGCCGAGCTGCGGGTCGAGGCTGCGCAGGGTCGCGTCGCCGGCCGCGAAGCCGGGCCCGTAGGAGAGCACGTTCATCTCGCCGAAGTCGGCCAAGCCCGCGACGGTGAAGGTCACCGGGTCGGGCTGCGCGTCCGGGTCGTCGGTGCTCGGCACGAGGGTCAGGTCGTCACCGACGGCCAGTCCCTCGGCCAGGTCGGGGTTGACCAGCACCTGGCCCGTGGCGTCCGGCATCGTCCCCTCGAGCAGGGTCACGCCCGAGGCGGGAACGGTCGTCCCGTAGACCCACTCGCGCGAGGTGGTCTCGGCGCTGACGCCGGCCTCCCCGCTCACGCCGGTCACGCCGGGCAGGTCGGCGATCTCGTCGTAGGTCGACGCCTCGACGGGGTAGCCGTCCTGGCCGGTCACCACGAGGTCGGCGTCCCGCAGGCCCGCCCCGACGGCGTCCTCCATCCCGCGCTGGGCGGTGGTGATCGTCGCCAGGCTGAGCGCCAGGAAGGCCACCCCGATGACGATCGCCACGGCGGCGGAGAGCAGGCGGGAGCCGCGCGACGCCATACCCGCGGTCATCCAGCCCGACGAGGTGCGCCGCGCCATCAGAGCCTCCCCAGCGCGCGGACGGCCTCGAGCACGGCGTCGGCGTCGGGCTCGACAAGGTCGCCGGCGACCTGGCCGTCGGCGAGCAGCAGGACGCGGTCGGCCACCGCCGCGGCGCCGGCGTCGTGGGTGACCATGACGACGGTCTGCCCCCACTCGTCCACCGAGCGGCGCAGCAGCGCCAGCACCTCGGCGCCGGTGGTGGAGTCCAGGGCCCCGGTGGGCTCGTCGGCGAAGATCACCTCGGGCCGCGTCACCAGCGCCCGGGCCAGCGCGACCCGCTGCTGCTGCCCGCCGGACAGCTCGCCGGGACGGTGCCCGAGCCGGTCGCCCAGCCCGAGCTCGTCGACGATGCGGCGCTCCCACCCGGGGTCGACGCCACGGCCGGCGAGGTCGAGGGGCAGGCGGATGTTCTGCCGCGCGGTGAGCGTCGGCAGCAGGTTGAACGCCTGGAAGACGAACCCGACCGAGCGCCGCCGCAGGGTGGTCAGCTGCTTGTCCGACAGCGAGGTCAGCTCGGTGTCGCCGAGGAAGACCCTGCCGGACGTCGGGGTGTCCAGCCCGGCGAGCAGGTGCATCAGCGTCGACTTGCCGGACCCGCTCGGCCCCATGATCGCGGTGAACCGTCCTGCCTCGACGCCCACCGACACCCCGTCCAGGGCGTGCACGGCGGTCTCGCCGCTGCCGTAGGTCTTGGTCAGGTCGGTGGCACTGGCCGCCAGGGCCGCCCGGGAGGCGGTGGCGGTCTGGTGCGTCTGCACGTGTGTCGTCATGGTGAAGACGGTAGGCGCACCGCCCCGCCCTTCTCGTCCCCGACGGTCCCGTCCCGGGGCGGGCTCCTCATACCCGGGTATGACGCGGCCGTCCCCGTGGCGGTGGCTCCAGGACCGCTCGAGGCCGGCTCGGTCCATGATCGCCCGCGTGCGGGTGGGTGGTCGCCAGGTGACGTCGTGACACGGCGGTCGCCCTGACGACCGGCGTGACACGACAACCCATCGAGCCTGGTGACCCGGCCCCGCTGCTACGGCGCGGACGCCTCCGCCTGCTCCGGGTCGGCCGGCTCGGGGGTGTGGCCAGCTTGAGCCCGACCACGCAGCCGATGATGCCAGCGAGCAGCAGGCCCTTGACGAGCGTGAGCGGCTCGGCGCCGGTGAGCGCCGCCCAGGCGACGGTGAGCACGGCGCCGGTGCCGGTCCACACGGCGTACGCGGTGCCGGTGGGGATCGTGCGCATGACCCGGCCCAGGCCGACGAGGCTGACCACGGAGAAGACGACGAAGACCACGGTCGGGACCGGGCGGCTCAGGCCGTCCGAGGCACCCAGCGCCGTCGCCCAGACCGCCTCGAACACCGCGCTGACCAGCAGGACCGCCCACGCCATCGTCAGGACACCACCCTGAGGCCGACGACGCAGGAGATGATCCCCAGCAGGAGCAGGATCCGCACGAGCGTGGCCGGCTCGGTGCCGCGGGCCATGGCCCAGACGACGGTGAGGCTGGCGCCGGTCGCGGTCCAGACGGCGTAGGCGGTGCCGGTGGGGATGGTCTGCATCGCCACCGCCAGACCCCACACGGACAGCACCGTGGTGAGCAGGAAGAGGAGGGTGGGGCGCAGCCGGCGCAGCCCGTGGGAGGCGCCGAGCGCGGTGGCCCAGACGGCCTCCAGGACGCCGGAACCGATGAGCAGGGCCCAGTCCATGGGTGTCTCCTGAGCGGGTCGAGATGGTCAACGAGAGCTGGCCAGTCGTGTCCTCACCGGGTACTGATCCGTCGTCCGGGGCGGGTCCTCAGGCGGAGGGCGCCGCCTCCAGGGTAGCAACGCGCGCACCCTCGTCCGCCCCGCGGAGGAGGGACACGGCCGCGAGCGCGAAGGGCGCCAGCAGGACCAGGTTGCCCAGCCCCAGGAGCGGGCCGGCACCGTCGGACATCGCGGTGACGACCACCCAGGCGGGGAGGCACGCGAAGGCCCACCAGGGGATCACCCGGGCGCGCGCCAGGCCGACGCCGAGCAGGAGCACGCCGAGCAGCATGCCGCCGATCATCAGGACGAGGGCCGCGTCCTCCATCCGGGTCCCCCCGCTCCCCGAGAGCACCTGCTGCGCCGCCGCCGGGTCGCCGAGCCCCGACGCGATCGCGCCGTCCTCGACGTAGATCGCGTGGTGCATCGCCAGACCGACGCCGCCGAGGACGGCGACGGTCCCGGCGCCGAGCGCCCAGCGCGGCGCGGCCGGGCGGAGCGCGGACGCGAGTCCGACCATGGCCGCGACCCACACCGGCGCGGTGAGCAGCACCAGCCAGCCGAACACCTCCCACGTCCCGCGGTGGTCGGCGATCGAGGCCAGCATCGAGGCGTCGGTGGCGTGGCCGTGCTCGACGGTCAGCCGGGTCACCTCCTGGGCGGTGAAGAGGACGGGTGCGGCGATCATCGTCGCCGCCAGCAGCCTGCTGCTCATGATGTTTCTCCTCCGTGCTGGTGGTGGTGCCGGGCGCCGGTCGTGGTGCCGACATCTCAGGCTGGCGCGCCCGGGCCTCGTCCCGCGTCCACCCGGCGGACCCGGGACGTCCGTCCACGGATGGACCCGCGCGACCGTCGGCGGCGGTAGCGTTCCGGGTGTGCGGGCGAGCCTGCTCCGCCCGGCGCCGCTGGGCACGGACATCGCGCTGGCTGCCGCGATCGCGGCAGGGTCGGTCCTCTCGCTGCGGTCGCAGGGGCAGGGCTGGGGGGTCGTCGCCCTCCAGGTGAGCGCCGCCCTCTCGCTGGGCGCCCGCCGCCTCAACCCGCTCGTGCCTGCCGTCGTCGTCCTGGCCTGCACCGCCGTGCAGACGCTCGTGCTGGGCAGCAGCCCGGACGACGTGTTCTACCTGGCGATCTGGCTGGTCGGCGTCTTCGCCTGCGGGGCCTACCTGCCGCTCGGCCAGGCCCTCCTCGGCCTCGCCCTGTGGGGCGTCACCCTGCTGGCCGGCGTGCAGGGCGGGGTGCACGCGGGCGACGCCTTCTTCATGGGCATCCTCACCGTCGGGGGCTTCGTCCCCGGCGTGCTGAGCCGGCGGGCCGAGACCTCGCGGGAGGAGGCGGTCCTGCTGGCGCGGCGCCGCGAGCTCGACACCGCCGGGGCGGTCGCCGCCGAGCGCGCCGGGCTGGCCCGCGAGCTGCACGACGTCGTCGCCCACGCGATCGGCGTCATGGTGGTCCACGCGGGCGTCGCCGAGGCCAACCTCGGGCGCGACACCGACCGCGCCCGGCAGGCGCTGGTCACCGTGCAGACTTCCGGCGACGAGGCGGTGCAGCAGCTGCGCCGGCTGCTCCACCTGCTGCGCGACGGCGACGAGGCGGCGGGCGGCGGTGACGCGGCGGTCGCCCCGCTCCCCTCGCTCGAGCAGCTCGACGTGCTCGTCGACCGCGTCCGCCGGGCCGGCCACGAGGTGCGCGTCGAGCGCACCGGCGGCGCGGCGGTGCCGCCCGCGGTGAGCCTGACCGCATACCGGATCGTCCAGGAGTCGCTGACCAACGTGATGAAGCACGCTCCCGGCGCGGCGGTCGACCTGGCCGTGCGCCGCACCCGGCCGGCGCTGGAGATCTCGGTCGTCAACGACCTCCCGGCCGGCGCGGTGCGCGGCGACGGCGGGTTCGGGCAGCTGGGGCTGGCCGAGCGGGTCGCGGTCTTCGACGGCACCTTCTCCGCAGGAGAGCAGGACGGCAGGTATGTCGTGCACGCCCGCCTCCCCCTCGGGGGCCCGGCATGATCCGGGTGCTCCTCGCCGACGACGAGGCGCTCTTCCGCGGCGGGCTGCGGATGCTGCTCGAGGCGCAGGACGACCTCGAGGTCGTGGCCGAGGTGACCGACGGCGCGCAGGCGGTGGCCCGCACCCTGGAGCTGGTGCCCGACGTGGTGCTCATGGACCTGCAGATGCCGGTGCTGGACGGCCTGTCGGCGCTGGCCGAGCTGGCCCGCCGCGGCAGCCCGGCCAAGGTGCTGGTGCTGACGACCTTCGACCTGGACCGCAACCTCTACGAGGCGCTGCGGGCGGGGGCGGCCGGCTTCTTCCTCAAGAGCGCCCGGCCGGCGCGGCTGGTGGAGGCGGTGCGGGCGGTCGCCGACGGCGACGAGCTGCTCGACCCGGCCCTGACGCACCGGCTGCTGGCCAGGTGGATGGAGCAGGCGCCGGCGGCCGACCAGGCCCGCCTGGCGCACGTCACCGAGCGGGAGCGGGAGGTCCTGGCCCTCGTCGGCCGGGGGCTGACCAACAAGGAGATCGCGGGGCAGCTGTTCGTCGCGGAGTCCACCGTCAAGACGCACGTGGTGCGGCTGCTCACCAAGACGCGCAGCCGGGACCGCGTCCAGCTGGTCATCCTGGCCCACGACCTGGGGCTGCGGACCTGACGGGGACCTCCCTACTCCGGCCGCCCCGCCAGCCCCGTCTCGTAGGCGGTGATCACCATCTGCACCCGGTCGCGCAGCCCGAGCTTGTGCAGCACCCGGCCGATGTGGGTCTTGACCGTGGCCTCGGCGAGGAAGAGCTCGGCGGCGATCTCGGTGTTGCTCAGGCCGCGGCCGACCGCCTCGAGGACCTCGCGCTCACGGTCGGTGAGCGGGTCGAGCCGGGCGGCGGCGGCGCGGCGCTCGGCGGCCCGCTCCCGCTCGCGCTCGGCGTCGGGCAGCTGCGGCACGAAGCGCTCCAGCATGCGCCGGGTCGTCGAGGGCGCCATCGCCGCGTCGCCGGCGTGCACCGCGCGGATCGCCGAGAGCAGCTCCGCGGGACCGGCGTCCTTGAGCAGGAAGCCGGAGGCGCCGGCGCGCAGCGCGGCGAAGACGTACTCGTCCAGGTCGAAGGTGGTCAGCACCAGCACCCTGGCACCGCCGTCCCGCTCCCCCTCGGCCTGCACCAGCCGGCGGGTCGCCTCGACCCCGTCCATGCGCGGCATCCGGATGTCCATCAGCACCACGTCGGGCCGGGTGGCCGCGACCGCGTCGAGGGCGGCCAGGCCGTCGCCGGCCTCGCCGACCACGGTCATGTCCTCCTGGGCGTCCAGGACCATCCGGAAGCCGGCGCGCACCAGCTCCTGGTCGTCCACGAGGAACAGCCGGATGGGCGCCTCGCCCGGCAGACCTGCGCTCATCGCTCTCCTCCCGCGGCCGGCCTCGCGCCCGCCCCGCTCGCGTCGTCGTCCACCGGGATCGTCGCCACGACCTCCCAGCCGCCCCGGGCCCGGGGTCCGGCGTGCACGCTGCCGCCGAGCACCTCGGCCCGCTCGGCCATCCCGAGCACGCCGTTCCCCTCGCCGTCGGCGTCGGGCGGCGCGCCCGTCCCGTCGTCGGTGACCCGCACGAGCAGCACCGCGGGGGTGCGCATCACGTCGACGTCGACGTGCGCCTGCGGGCCGGCGTGCTTGAGCACGTTGGTCAGCGACTCCTGCACCACCCGGTAGGCGGCCAGGTCGACCTCGCGCGGCAGGTCCTCGGTGCGGCCCCGCACGACGACGTCGACCGCCACCCCGGAGTCGCGCACCCGCTGGACCAGGTCGTCGAGGTAGGCCAGTCCCTGCAGCGGCGAGAACTCGGCCCCCGCGTCCTCGTCGCGCAGCACCCCGACCAGCCGCCGGGTGTCGGCCAGCGAGTCGCGCGCGGTCTGCGCCAGGGTGTCCAGGGTCTGCGCCGCACGCTCCAGCGCCGCCCGGTCCGGCCCGATGGCGGGCGGTGCGTCGAGCGCCTGACGGGCTGCATACAGGGCCCCGTCGGCCTGGACCACGACGACCGCGAGGCTGTGCGCGACGACGTCGTGCATCTCGCGGGCGATCGAGGCGCGCTCGCCCTGGGCCACGAGCCGGGTGCGCTGCGCGGTGTCGCGGGCCAGCGCCCGGTGCTGCGCCTGGAGGCGGGAGAGGACCTCCTTGCGCCGCCGGACGACGTCGCCGAGCACCCACGCCGCGCCGACGAAGGTCGCCATGAAGAACATCTGGACGCTCGCGGCGGCCAGCTGCTGCGCGAGCTCCGGGCCGCCGAACGACCAGGCGAGCCCGGCGAGCACGGCACCGACGAGCCCCAGCGCGAGCCCCAGCCTGGAGGTGCGGCGGTCGCCGAAGGCCGCCGCGCTGTAGACCGCGACCGGCACGGCGACGTTGGCGGGGATCGGCTCGTCGAGAAGGGCCAGCTGGACCAGGCAGCCGAGGGCCACCAGCAGCGCGGCGGTCAGGGGGCGGCGGCGCCGCACGAACAGCGGCAGGACCTGGACCAGCCCAAGGAGGGTCGCCCCGCCGCCGAGGACCACGCCGGTGAGCAGCACCCACGCCGCCAGGGCACCGACGAGCGCCACGTCGGGCGCCCAGGGGTGGCGCCGGAGTTCACCGATCGTCTCGCGCAGCTCGTCCATCACCGGCGAGCCTACGGTCGGGTCGGTCGGGCGGCGTCGGACCGTGGTCTGGTCCGGGGTGCGACCGGGGTATGACGTGAGGACCGGGGGCAGGACGCGTCGGGCCCGCGGAATGCGCGCGCTCCCGGGCGCGCTTGCACGGGGTATGAAGCGCATCGGCTTTCTCTCCTTCGGCCACTGGACGCCGCACCCGCAGTCCGCGACGCGGTCGGCCTCCGACACGCTGCTCCAGTCGATCGACCTGGCGGTCGCCGCGGAGGAGGTCGGTGCGGACGGGGCGTACTTCCGCGTCCACCACTTCGCCCAGCAGCTGGCCTCGCCCTTCCCGCTGCTGGCGGCCGTCGGCGCGCGGACCAGCCGGATCGAGATCGGCACGGGCGTGATCGACATGCGCTACGAGAACCCGCTCTACATGGCCGAGGACGCCGGCGCCGCCGACCTCATCTCCGGCGGCCGCCTGCAGCTGGGGATCAGCCGCGGCAGCCCCGAGCAGGTCGTCGAGGGCTACCGGTACTTCGACCACCACCCCCGCGAGGGCGAGAGCGACGCGGACATGGCGCGGCGGCATACCGCCCGGTTCCTGGAGGTGCTCTCCGGCGAGGGGTTCGCCCGCCCCAGCCCGCGGCCGATGTTCCCCAACCCGCCCGGGCTGCTGCGGGTGGAGCCGCACTCCGAGGGGCTGCGCGAGCGGATCTGGTGGGGCGCCGGCTCGCGCGCGACCGCCGAGTGGGCGGCCGGGCAGGGGATGAACCTGATGAGCTCGACGCTGCTCACCGAGGACGCGGGCGTGCCCTTCCACGTGCTGCAGGCCGAGCAGATCCGCCGCTTCCGCGCGGCGTGGCAGGAGGCCGGGCACGGCTTCGAGCCGCGCACGTCGGTGAGCCGCAGCATCTTCCCGCTGGTCTCGGCGCAGGACCACCGCTACTTCGGGCTCGAGCAGCGCAGCAGCGACCAGGTCGGGATGCTGGAGGGGGGCCGGGCGATCTTCGGCAAGACCTACGCCGCCGAGCCCGACGAGCTGGTCCGCCAGCTCCAGCAGGACGAGGCGGTCGCGGAGGCGGACACGCTGCTGCTGACCGTGCCGAACCAGCTCGGCGTCGACTACAACGCGCACGTGCTCCGCTCGGTGGTGCAGGACGTGGCGCCGGCGCTCGGCTGGCGCTGAGCGCGCCCGGCGTCTGGGCCGGCGACCGGCTCGACCGGGGCGAGTGCCCCGGTTCGGTCGGCCCTGGGCGACCGGCACCGACCGGACCGGGGCGAGTGCACGGGTTCGGTCGGGGCGCCGGACACCTTCAGGTGAACTGCGCCTCGATCCGCCCGACCTCCTCGTCGGTGAGGCGCAGGTCGGCCGCCAGGGCGGAGTCGCTGATCGACTCCGGCCGCGTGGAGCCGGGGATCGGGACGACGTGCTCCCCGAGCGCCAGCTCCCAGGCCAGCACCACCTGCTGCGGGCTCACGTCCCGCTCGGCGCCGATCTGGGCGAAGACGGGGAAGCTGCTGGCCACCAGCCCGACCCGGCCCTCCCCGCCGAGCGGGCTGTAGGGCAGGAAGGCCACGCCCAGCCGCCCGCACAGCTCCAGCTCGTCCCGGCTGCTGCGGAAGCGGGGCGAGAACTGGTTCTGCACGCTGGCCAGGCCGCCGGGGCCGAGGATGTCCGTCGCCAGCGCGATCTGCTCGGTGTTGACGTTGGACAGCCCGACCGCACGCACCAGCCCCTCGTCCCGGAAGCGCCCCAGGTCCTCCACGACGTCGGCGAACGCGCGCCTCAGGTCCGGCCGGTGCCACTGGTAGAGGTCGAGCACGTCGCGGTCCAGCGCGCGCAGCGAGGCCTCGACCCGGCTGCGCAGGTAGTCCGCCGACCCGTCCCGGTCCCACGTCTCTCCCGGCCCGCGGGTGATGCCGCCCTTGGTGGCGACCACGACCCGGTCGGTGCTGCCGTGGTAGGTCCGCAGCGCCTCGGCCACCAGCTCCTCGTTGTGCCCCATCGAGTCCCACGTCGGCGCATAGACGTCGGCGGTGTCGATCAGCGTGATCCCCGCCTCCAGCGCGGCGTGCACCGTCGACAGCGACCGGTCGCGGTCTGGGACCGAGCCGTAGGCGAGGGAGAGCGGCATACCCCCGAGCCCGATCGCGGAGACGGAGAACGGCCCGAGGGTGCGCGTCTGCATAGCACTCAGGGTATGCCGCGCGCCCGCGCCCCGGGCGGACTCCCCCACGGCGTCCCGCACGCTCGTAGAGTGACACGAGCGTGGACGACGGGAAGGACCGGCGATGACGTCGACGACTGCGGCGCAGGCCGCCATCCTCACCGAGGGGCTGGTCAAGCGGTTCGGGGCTTTCACCGCGCTGGACGGCGTCGACCTCCGCGTCGGGACCGGCGAGGTGCACGGGTTCCTGGGGCCGAACGGGGCCGGCAAGTCCACCGCGATCCGGGTCCTGCTCGGGCTGCTGCGGCCGGACGGCGGGCGCGCGGAGCTCCTCGGCGGCGACCCGTGGCGGGACGTCGTGGAGCTGCACCGGCGGCTGGCCTACGTGCCCGGGGACGTGGTGCTCTGGCCGGGCATGTCCGGCGGCCAGGCGATCGACCTGCTCGGCAACCTGCGCGGCGGCCTGGACCGGAGGCGCCGGTCGGAGCTGATCGAGCGCTTCGAGCTGGACCCGACCAAGCGGGGGCGTCAGTACTCCAAGGGCAACCGGCAGAAGGTCGCCATCGTCGCGGCCCTGGCCTGCGACGTCGAGCTGCTCATCCTCGACGAGCCGACCTCCGGGCTCGACCCGCTGATGGAGGCGGTCTTCCAGGACGAGATCGAGGCGGTCAAGGAGCAGGGCCGCACCGTCCTGCTCTCCAGCCACATCCTCTCCGAGGTCGAGGCCCTGGCCGACCGCGTCAGCCTGATCCGCGCCGGCCGGATCGTGCAGACCGGCACCCTGGAGGAGCTGCGCTCCCGCACCCACGTCTCGATCACCGCCACCCTGGCGCGCTCCCCGCACGCCGCGGCCCTGGCCACGCTGGAGGAGCACCACCTCGACGACCGCGGACGGCTCACGGCGACCGTCCGGCCGGACCGCGTCGAGGCCGCCATGGCCGCGCTGGCGCCGCTGGGACTGAGCCGGCTCACCGTCACGCCGGCCTCGTTGCAGGACCTCTTCCTGCGCGAGTACGGGCAGGAGGGCGCCGACGCCCGGGGCGGGCGGGCATGAGCGCCGTCACCGGCACGCCGGTCCTGGCCCGGGCCACGCTGCACCAGGACGGGCGCAACATCGCTCCGTGGGTGCTGCTCATCTCGCTGCTGTCGGCCTCCTCGGTCCTCATCTACCGCTGGATCTTCACCAGCGAGGCCGAGCGCACCGCGCTGGCCACCAGCCTGGGCCTCAACCCCGCGCTCTCCCTGATCTTCGGCCCGGCCGGCGACCTGACCAGCGCGGACGGCTTCAACGCCTGGCGGGCCGGGATGCTCGGCGCGTTCTTCGCCGGGCTCATGACGATCCTGATCGTGGCCCGCAACGGCCGGGCCCAGGAGGACTCCGGCCAGGCCGAGCTGCTCGCCTCCGCCGTCGTCGGGCGCCAGACGCGGCTGTTCGTCGCCGTCCTCGTGGCCTCCCTGGCCGCGGCGGCCCTCGGCGTCGTCTGCTTCCTGCTCACCTGGGCCAGCGGCGGGGGCGTCCTGGCCAGCGCGACCCTCGCCGCGACGTTCACCGCCTCGGGGCTGGTCTTCGCGGGGGTGGCAGCCGTGACCAACCAGCTGGCCTCCGACGCGCGGGCGGCGACCGCGACGGCCATCGGCACCCTCGGGGTGCTCTACGCGCTGCGCGGCTACCTCGACTCCTCCGCGGCGGCGGCGTGGACCGGCTGGCTGACGCCGTTCGGCTGGTTCGCGCGGGCCGACCCGGGCGGGAGCCCCACGTGGTGGCCGCTCCTGGTGGCGCTGGGGTGCGCGGTGCTGCTCACGGCGGTGGCCTTCGCCCTGCAGCAGCGGCGCGACTTCGGGCTCGGGATGGTGCCGCAGCGGCCCGGCCCCGCCGACGGCGGCCGGGGAGCGAGCCTGCCCGGGCTCACCCTGGCGCTGCACCGGGGATCCCTGGTCGGGTGGGCGCTGGCGTTCGTCGGGCTGGGCCTGCTCTTCGGCACCCTGGTCACCTCGGTCGGCGACCTCGTGGCGCAGAACCCCGCCATGGCAGCGATCCTCGCCGCCGGCGGGGTCTCGACCGACGACCTCTCCGCCGCGTTCGTCGCGACCGTGCTGCAGATCATCGGCATCGTCGCGGCGGTCCTCGGCGTCCAGATCATCATGCGCATCCACGCCGAGGAGGTCGACCACCGCGTCGAGCCCCTCCTGGCCGCGGCCGTCCGGCGACCGGCCTACCTGGCCACCAACCTCGCGCTGGCGCTGGTCGCCACCGCGGGCGCGATGCTGCTCTCCGGGCTCGGCCTGGGGTACATGGCCCACCGCCAGGACGCCGCCGTGTCCCCCACCGACGTGGTGTCCCAGGCCCTCGTCACCGTGGTGGCCGTCTGGGTGCTCGTCGCGCTCGCCACCGCGGCCGTCGGCGCGGTGCCCTCCCGGCGGGTCGTGGGGTGGCTCGGCGTGCTGGCGACCTTCGGCCTCACCCTGCTCGGGCCGACCTTCCGGCTGCCCGGGTGGGCGCTGTCCATCAGTCCTCTGCGCCACGTCCCGGTCGTGTCCGCGGCCGACCCGGCGTGGTCCGGGCTGGCCTGGCTGACCCTGCCCCTCGCGCTCTTCCTGGTCGTCGCCTTCGTCGGCTTCCGCCGCCGCGACATCCTCTGAGGCGGGTGCGGCGGCGGGGCGCGCGGCTCCTCCTCAGAGCTCCAGGGCCCGCACCACCGGCACGCCCACCCGGTAGGGGATGTGCAGCCAGCTCGGCGCGTCCACGAGCGCGAAGTCGGCCCGCAGCCCCACCGCGATCCGCCCGACGTCGGTGCGTCGCAGCGAGGCCGCCGCGCCGACCGTCGCCGCCCGCAGCGCCTCCGCCGGCGTCATGCCCGTCTCCCGCACCGCCAGCGCGATCATCAGCGGCATCGAGGAGGAGTAGCAGGTGCCCGGGTTGCAGTCGGTGGCGATCGCGACCTGCACGCCGGCGTCGATCAGCCTGCGGGCGTCCGGGTAGGGCTGCCGGGTGGAGAACTCCACCCCCGGCAGCAGCGTCGCCACGGTCCGGCTGCCGGAGAGCGCCTCGACGTCCGCGTCGGACAGGAACGTGCAGTGGTCCACGCTGGCCGCGTCCAGCTCGACGGCCAGCTGCACGCCGGGCCCCTCGCTGAGCTGGTTGCCGTGCACGCGCAGCTCCAGGCCGGCGTCGCGCCCCGCCTCGAGGATCCGCCGCGACTCCTCAGCGTCGAACGCGTGCGGGCTGGCCGGCTCGCAGAAGACGTCGATCCAGCGCGCG
Coding sequences within:
- a CDS encoding ABC transporter permease → MSAVTGTPVLARATLHQDGRNIAPWVLLISLLSASSVLIYRWIFTSEAERTALATSLGLNPALSLIFGPAGDLTSADGFNAWRAGMLGAFFAGLMTILIVARNGRAQEDSGQAELLASAVVGRQTRLFVAVLVASLAAAALGVVCFLLTWASGGGVLASATLAATFTASGLVFAGVAAVTNQLASDARAATATAIGTLGVLYALRGYLDSSAAAAWTGWLTPFGWFARADPGGSPTWWPLLVALGCAVLLTAVAFALQQRRDFGLGMVPQRPGPADGGRGASLPGLTLALHRGSLVGWALAFVGLGLLFGTLVTSVGDLVAQNPAMAAILAAGGVSTDDLSAAFVATVLQIIGIVAAVLGVQIIMRIHAEEVDHRVEPLLAAAVRRPAYLATNLALALVATAGAMLLSGLGLGYMAHRQDAAVSPTDVVSQALVTVVAVWVLVALATAAVGAVPSRRVVGWLGVLATFGLTLLGPTFRLPGWALSISPLRHVPVVSAADPAWSGLAWLTLPLALFLVVAFVGFRRRDIL